The Bradyrhizobium guangxiense genomic sequence ATTGTCCTCGGCATTGGCGATCAGTTTCGCGGCGCCACCGACGCCCATGAAATGCGCCATGTAGAGCTCGCTGTCGCTCGGTCTGCGCCCGAGCAGGCCGGTGAGCTTGAAGCTGTTCGACTGGGTCAGCGCTGCCGCCATGTTGGAGGCGGCCTGCGGATCGTCGCGCAGCTTCATGATCGACCGCTTCATCTCGGGATCATCGACGGTGTAGCTCCCCGACGACGTCCTGGTGATGGCCTCGGAATAGTTGCCATAGCCGAGCTGCGTGCCCGCCTCCTTCACCGTGCCGAGCCAGGTCTGGTCGATGAACTGGTAGAGCCCGTGCGCGGAGGACGTGGTGGCGCCGGCCGCCGGATCGAAATCCGATTCCATCTTGGCGGTGGTCAGCATGTACTGGAAGCTGACGCCGCTGACGTTCGAGGCCTGCTTGATCGCACCGGCCACACGCGCGCGCGTCGGATCGAGACCGGCCGTCTGCGTGGCGCTGGAATTGTCGACCGACATGATGAGTGCCCGCCCCGCGCGGCCTTGATCGGCGCCGGCAATTCGGCGCCCGTCGTCTCACCGTGGGACAGGTATGGTTAATGCGGGGTTAATTGAGGGAGCAGCCCTTCTCCGGGAGATTCCGGGCTCGGGCTGGGCCCGTCCCGAAATGACGGAGGCTACTTCTTGTAGACGACGCTGGGATCAAACAGCCGCTCGGCATCGGCGAAGACCAGCGTGGCGCCGCCGCCCTCACCTTCGACCTTGCGATAGAAGCACGACCGCCGCCCGGTGTGGCAAGCGGCGCCAATCTGCTCGACACGGATCCAGACCGCGTCCTGGTCGCAATCGGTGCGCATCTCGATCACGCGCTGGGTTTGACCCGAGGTCTCACCTTTTCGCCACAAGGCATTGCGCGAGCGGCTGAAGTACCAGGCCTCGCCGGTCGCGATCGTCTTGCGCAGCGCCTCGTCGTTCATGTGCGCGACCATGAGCACGTCGCCGGTGGCGACGTCGGTCGCGACGCAGGTCACGAGGCCGCTCGCGTCGAACCGCGGTTGGAAGGAGAGGCCTTCCTCGATCTCATGGGAGTGAGCGGACACGATGACCTCGCCAAAGCATGACCCGGAAAAGTGCGCAGCGGTTTTCCGACGAGGTCATGCTCAAACAATGAACCGTCGCGAGGTCAGCGCGTGCCTCGCACCAGGGACAGGAAACGGGCCTGCTCCGCCGGATTGTCGCGGAACATGCCGGTGAAGCGGCTGGGGAAGGTGGAGGCGCCATGCTTGGCGACGCCGCGCACCGACATGCAGGTATGCTCGGCCTCGATCAGCACGGCAACGCCGCGGGGCTTCAGGACCTCGTCGATGGCCGCCGCGATCTGCGCCGTCAGATGCTCCTGGGTCTGGAGCCGGCGGGCGGAGATATCGGTGAGGCGGGCAAGCTTGGAGAGGCCGACGACGCGTTCCACCGGCGTATAGGCGATGTGCGCCTTGCCGTAGAACGGCATCATGTGATGCTCGCACTGCGAGGTGAACTCGATGTCGCGCACCAGCACGAAATCGTCGTAGCCGGCGGTCTCGCCGAAAGTGCGGTCGAGCACTTCGGCCGGGCACTGGTGGTAGCCCTGATAGAGCTCGTCGAACGCCTCGACGACGCGGCGCGGCGTGTCGAGCAAGCCCTCGCGCTCGGTGTTCTCGCCGATATAGGCGAGCAGCGTCTTCACCGCCGCCTCGGCCTCGGCGCGTGCCGGGCGCGGCTGGTCGGCGCGGACGGCGGCCGCCAGGAACTCGGCGGGATCGAGCTCTGCCGGGCGGCTCTCGAGCTGCTTATTGGGGCGGATCGGCTTGATTGTCGCGTCCATATCGACTCCGTTCGACGGCCTTAACGGCCGGAGTGTCACCGGCAGACGGGGCGGCCAAGCCGCCGGACGCCTGAACAGAACAATTTTGGCGCAAAAGGTCCGCAGTCTGTGCTGCCGGCCGCGCAGTTGGCAATTGCCGCCGGTGTGCTGCTGGACTGTTTTTCCGCCAGTTCCGCCCCTATATAGGACCCTGGACGCTGCCCGCCAAGGCCGATCGGGCGCGGAAGTGCTGGACTCCATCACATGCTGAACGACATCTACAACAAGCGGATCATCGAACTGGCCGGGAATATTCCGCGCCTCGGACGGCTGCCGGACCCCGATGCCTCCGCCACCGCCCACTCCAAACTGTGCGGCTCGACCGTCAAGGTCGACCTCAAGATGACCGGCGACCCCGTCACCGACTTCGCCCACGACGTGAAGGCGTGCGCGCTCGGACAAGCCTCTTCATCCATCATGGCAAGTCGAGTTGTCGGCTCGACTGCGAGCGAACTCCGCGAGTTACGCGAAACTGTTCGCAAGATGCTGAAGGAGAACGGTGCCCCTCCTGAAGGCAAATGGGAGGAGATCAAGTTCCTC encodes the following:
- the hisI gene encoding phosphoribosyl-AMP cyclohydrolase — translated: MSAHSHEIEEGLSFQPRFDASGLVTCVATDVATGDVLMVAHMNDEALRKTIATGEAWYFSRSRNALWRKGETSGQTQRVIEMRTDCDQDAVWIRVEQIGAACHTGRRSCFYRKVEGEGGGATLVFADAERLFDPSVVYKK
- the folE gene encoding GTP cyclohydrolase I FolE, which gives rise to MDATIKPIRPNKQLESRPAELDPAEFLAAAVRADQPRPARAEAEAAVKTLLAYIGENTEREGLLDTPRRVVEAFDELYQGYHQCPAEVLDRTFGETAGYDDFVLVRDIEFTSQCEHHMMPFYGKAHIAYTPVERVVGLSKLARLTDISARRLQTQEHLTAQIAAAIDEVLKPRGVAVLIEAEHTCMSVRGVAKHGASTFPSRFTGMFRDNPAEQARFLSLVRGTR
- a CDS encoding iron-sulfur cluster assembly scaffold protein; translation: MLNDIYNKRIIELAGNIPRLGRLPDPDASATAHSKLCGSTVKVDLKMTGDPVTDFAHDVKACALGQASSSIMASRVVGSTASELRELRETVRKMLKENGAPPEGKWEEIKFLEPVRDYKARHASTLLTFDAVVDAIGQIEAKAKQPAAAQG